Proteins encoded together in one Heliangelus exortis chromosome 13, bHelExo1.hap1, whole genome shotgun sequence window:
- the TERB1 gene encoding telomere repeats-binding bouquet formation protein 1 isoform X3, which yields MENQKVQNKQCDMKTDLNLLLECLKYQMDCPVSQKEALMTIYSICQQNSEASEYLREIGGLMFINDLAKSSVHCIVKEAALFTLGIIIESNVYCQQALCTSALFEDLILFLINKDSGVNLKRMSVYVILVLVSNNKTGQTFVRDTGCIGLLLQLFRTTLSQSEINLSDENTNQCYQLWSSVCSTLCACVNNPQNEDNQNICCSVFPYAKEWLESCAEPEIVRPICSFVGLTVANNSYVQKYFVSVGGLDTLAKVLIKLMHDSCVSHSSTKLAVVVTRTLDACIANDSAVGVVLTKYHTVSELLKLLSNDTLDTGEKISVILTIGHCTEVCEENQCELLQNNGLPLMIQVLTESRDEELNKAATFVLQNCKQMTEQLSLKTNDNPLNGNNAEELDMQVRKRSLQDYWKKAKEMLHRIKLIEKEHDEERVQGRLFVDRSSSAANIEASKYHEVNLLHAKTTRERTHEVVHCPQLASEPHDQVLVPAVSISPLKNGIVNTMDPANAPTRQRKQNNTPSSIKELPTDSVPQHHSMNEKTACVKNQSVLQVSEHLFKQPVDLTKNMKQTCTSDQHKLAELRCLGCTARGLSFNSKTFTRMLQSCPYQCDHHKVILEAEERYKKELRKLSVCSDSRYAAHETILLTPVRKETLHRDTSTFRSKKDSFQSILLTPIRKTKSNTWNRDEHSKKPTRLTDDYNLIPTYEKSFKKPQDANLKRQRDNEMCNQQCQSLKENCTYSLNKVESNEICSLGMNTRPLNTRRRTRKDFTTEEINCLLNGVKEMGNHWNLILWSYPFQKGRTSVDLSKKYYRLQLQKQEKTKYHQ from the exons ATGGAAAATCAAAAGGTGCAGAATAAACAGTGTG ATATGAAAACAGATCTGAACTTACTGCTTGAATGCCTAAAATATCAGATGGACTGCCCTGTATCTCAGAAAGAGGCTCTGATGACTATTTATTCAATTTGTCAACAAAATA GTGAAGCAAGCGAGTATTTGAGAGAAATTGGTGGTTTGATGTTTATTAATGATCTTGCTAAGTCAAGTGTTCATTGCATAGTAAAGGAAGCAGCTTTGTTTACATTAGGAATTATTATAGAGAGTAATg TTTATTGTCAACAAGCTTTGTGTACTTCTGCATTGTTTGAAGAcctcattttgtttttaattaataagGATTCTGGTGTGAACTTGAAAAGAATGTCTGTTTATGTCATCTTAGTACTGGTTTCAAATAATA AAACTGGTCAAACCTTTGTCAGAGATACAGGCTGCATTGGTCTTCTGCTACAGTTATTCAG AACAACTCTTTCCCAATCTGAGATTAATCTGTCGGATGAAAATACGAATCAGTGCTACCAGCTATGGTCTTCAGTCTGCAGTACTCTCTGTGCCTGTGTTAACAATCCCCAGAATG aAGATAATCAAAACATCTGTTGTTCAGTTTTCCCGTACGCCAAAGAGTGGCTCGAAAGTTGCGCAGAGCCTGAGATTGTTCGTCCCATTTGCTCATTTGTTGGGCTCACGGTTGCAAATAACT catatgtgcagaaatattttgtttctgttggaGGATTGGATACATTGGCTAAAGTTCTCATCAAGCTGATGCATGATTCCTGTGTGAGTCACTCAAGCACGAAACTAGCAGTAGTAGTAACAAGGACTCTGGACGCCTGCATTGCTAATGACT CTGCTGTGGGTGTTGTCTTGACAAAATATCACACGGTATCAGAGCTACTGAAGCTGCTGTCCAATGACACTCTGGatacaggagaaaaaattagTGTTATTCTAACAATTGGACACTGTACTGAAGTTTGTG aagaaaaccagtGTGAACTTCTCCAGAACAATGGCCTTCCACTTATGATTCAGGTATTAACGGAGTCTCGGGATGAGGAACTAAACAAAGCTGCTACTTTTGTGCTACAAAACTGCAAACAAATGA CTGAACAATTGTCTCTGAAAACAAATGACAATCCATTAAATGGGAACAATGCAGAAGAGTTGGATATGCAAGTCAGAAAAAGAAGTCTACAAGACtactggaagaaagcaaaagaaatgttaCACAGAATAAAATTGATTGAAAAAGAACATGATGAG GAAAGAGTGCAAGGAAGATTATTTGTAGACAGATCTTCTTCTGCTGCCAATATTGAAGCATCAAAATACCATGAAGTGAATCTACTTCATGCAAAAACAACTAGAGAAAGAACACATGAAGTAGTACATTGTCCACAGCTGGCTTCAGAGCCACACGATCAGGTTCTAGTTCCAGCTGTAAGTATTTCACCACTTAAAAATGGAATTGTGAACACTATGGATCCAGCAAATGCTCCTACTAGacaaaggaaacagaataaTACTCCAAGTTCAATTAAAGAACTGCCAACAGACAGTGTACCTCAACATCATAGTATGAATGAAAAAACTGCTTGTGTAAAAAATCAGTCTGTCCTTCAAGTAAG TGAACATTTATTTAAGCAACCAGTGGACCTTactaaaaatatgaaacagaCATGCACATCAG ATCAACATAAACTGGCAGAACTAAGGTGTTTAG gttgtACAGCAAGAGGACTGTCCTTCAATAGCAAAACCTTTACCAGGATGTTGCAAAGTTGTCCGTACCAGTGTGACCACCACAAAGTCATTCTGGAAGCTGAAGAAAGATATAAAAAGGAGCTTCGCAAACTGTCTGTTTGTAGTGACAGTAGATATGCAGCCCATGAGA CAATACTGCTGACCCCAGTTAGGAAAGAAACACTGCATAGAGATACATCAACTTTTAGGAGCAAAAAGGATAGTTTCCAAA gtattcTTTTGACTCCAATTAGGAAAACTAAATCCAATACTTGGAATAGAGATGAACACAGTAAAAAACCCACTAGGTTGACTGATGACTATAACTTGATACCTACATATGAAAAGT ctttcaaaaaaccccaagatgcTAACCTGAAGAGACAAAGAGACAACGAAATGTGCAATCAACAATGTCAgtccttaaaagaaaattgcacATATTCACTCAACAAAGTTGAG agcAATGAAATATGTTCCCTGGGCATGAACACAAGACCTTTAAACACAAGAAGAAGAACCCGAAAAGATTTCACGACTGAAGAAATCAACTGTCTTTTGAATGGAGTAAAAGAAATGGGTAATCACTGGAATTTAATTTTGTGGTCTTACCCATTTCAGAAAGGACGGACGAGTGTTGATCTTTCCAAGAAATACTACAGGTTACAGTTGCAA AAGCAAGAAAAGACCAAATATCATCAATAA
- the TERB1 gene encoding telomere repeats-binding bouquet formation protein 1 isoform X1, with product MENQKVQNKQCDMKTDLNLLLECLKYQMDCPVSQKEALMTIYSICQQNSEASEYLREIGGLMFINDLAKSSVHCIVKEAALFTLGIIIESNVYCQQALCTSALFEDLILFLINKDSGVNLKRMSVYVILVLVSNNKTGQTFVRDTGCIGLLLQLFRTTLSQSEINLSDENTNQCYQLWSSVCSTLCACVNNPQNEDNQNICCSVFPYAKEWLESCAEPEIVRPICSFVGLTVANNSYVQKYFVSVGGLDTLAKVLIKLMHDSCVSHSSTKLAVVVTRTLDACIANDSAVGVVLTKYHTVSELLKLLSNDTLDTGEKISVILTIGHCTEVCEENQCELLQNNGLPLMIQVLTESRDEELNKAATFVLQNCKQMTEQLSLKTNDNPLNGNNAEELDMQVRKRSLQDYWKKAKEMLHRIKLIEKEHDEERVQGRLFVDRSSSAANIEASKYHEVNLLHAKTTRERTHEVVHCPQLASEPHDQVLVPAVSISPLKNGIVNTMDPANAPTRQRKQNNTPSSIKELPTDSVPQHHSMNEKTACVKNQSVLQVSEHLFKQPVDLTKNMKQTCTSDQHKLAELRCLGCTARGLSFNSKTFTRMLQSCPYQCDHHKVILEAEERYKKELRKLSVCSDSRYAAHETILLTPVRKETLHRDTSTFRSKKDSFQSILLTPIRKTKSNTWNRDEHSKKPTRLTDDYNLIPTYEKSFKKPQDANLKRQRDNEMCNQQCQSLKENCTYSLNKVESNEICSLGMNTRPLNTRRRTRKDFTTEEINCLLNGVKEMEARKDQISSIRYFKTILDFVAEY from the exons ATGGAAAATCAAAAGGTGCAGAATAAACAGTGTG ATATGAAAACAGATCTGAACTTACTGCTTGAATGCCTAAAATATCAGATGGACTGCCCTGTATCTCAGAAAGAGGCTCTGATGACTATTTATTCAATTTGTCAACAAAATA GTGAAGCAAGCGAGTATTTGAGAGAAATTGGTGGTTTGATGTTTATTAATGATCTTGCTAAGTCAAGTGTTCATTGCATAGTAAAGGAAGCAGCTTTGTTTACATTAGGAATTATTATAGAGAGTAATg TTTATTGTCAACAAGCTTTGTGTACTTCTGCATTGTTTGAAGAcctcattttgtttttaattaataagGATTCTGGTGTGAACTTGAAAAGAATGTCTGTTTATGTCATCTTAGTACTGGTTTCAAATAATA AAACTGGTCAAACCTTTGTCAGAGATACAGGCTGCATTGGTCTTCTGCTACAGTTATTCAG AACAACTCTTTCCCAATCTGAGATTAATCTGTCGGATGAAAATACGAATCAGTGCTACCAGCTATGGTCTTCAGTCTGCAGTACTCTCTGTGCCTGTGTTAACAATCCCCAGAATG aAGATAATCAAAACATCTGTTGTTCAGTTTTCCCGTACGCCAAAGAGTGGCTCGAAAGTTGCGCAGAGCCTGAGATTGTTCGTCCCATTTGCTCATTTGTTGGGCTCACGGTTGCAAATAACT catatgtgcagaaatattttgtttctgttggaGGATTGGATACATTGGCTAAAGTTCTCATCAAGCTGATGCATGATTCCTGTGTGAGTCACTCAAGCACGAAACTAGCAGTAGTAGTAACAAGGACTCTGGACGCCTGCATTGCTAATGACT CTGCTGTGGGTGTTGTCTTGACAAAATATCACACGGTATCAGAGCTACTGAAGCTGCTGTCCAATGACACTCTGGatacaggagaaaaaattagTGTTATTCTAACAATTGGACACTGTACTGAAGTTTGTG aagaaaaccagtGTGAACTTCTCCAGAACAATGGCCTTCCACTTATGATTCAGGTATTAACGGAGTCTCGGGATGAGGAACTAAACAAAGCTGCTACTTTTGTGCTACAAAACTGCAAACAAATGA CTGAACAATTGTCTCTGAAAACAAATGACAATCCATTAAATGGGAACAATGCAGAAGAGTTGGATATGCAAGTCAGAAAAAGAAGTCTACAAGACtactggaagaaagcaaaagaaatgttaCACAGAATAAAATTGATTGAAAAAGAACATGATGAG GAAAGAGTGCAAGGAAGATTATTTGTAGACAGATCTTCTTCTGCTGCCAATATTGAAGCATCAAAATACCATGAAGTGAATCTACTTCATGCAAAAACAACTAGAGAAAGAACACATGAAGTAGTACATTGTCCACAGCTGGCTTCAGAGCCACACGATCAGGTTCTAGTTCCAGCTGTAAGTATTTCACCACTTAAAAATGGAATTGTGAACACTATGGATCCAGCAAATGCTCCTACTAGacaaaggaaacagaataaTACTCCAAGTTCAATTAAAGAACTGCCAACAGACAGTGTACCTCAACATCATAGTATGAATGAAAAAACTGCTTGTGTAAAAAATCAGTCTGTCCTTCAAGTAAG TGAACATTTATTTAAGCAACCAGTGGACCTTactaaaaatatgaaacagaCATGCACATCAG ATCAACATAAACTGGCAGAACTAAGGTGTTTAG gttgtACAGCAAGAGGACTGTCCTTCAATAGCAAAACCTTTACCAGGATGTTGCAAAGTTGTCCGTACCAGTGTGACCACCACAAAGTCATTCTGGAAGCTGAAGAAAGATATAAAAAGGAGCTTCGCAAACTGTCTGTTTGTAGTGACAGTAGATATGCAGCCCATGAGA CAATACTGCTGACCCCAGTTAGGAAAGAAACACTGCATAGAGATACATCAACTTTTAGGAGCAAAAAGGATAGTTTCCAAA gtattcTTTTGACTCCAATTAGGAAAACTAAATCCAATACTTGGAATAGAGATGAACACAGTAAAAAACCCACTAGGTTGACTGATGACTATAACTTGATACCTACATATGAAAAGT ctttcaaaaaaccccaagatgcTAACCTGAAGAGACAAAGAGACAACGAAATGTGCAATCAACAATGTCAgtccttaaaagaaaattgcacATATTCACTCAACAAAGTTGAG agcAATGAAATATGTTCCCTGGGCATGAACACAAGACCTTTAAACACAAGAAGAAGAACCCGAAAAGATTTCACGACTGAAGAAATCAACTGTCTTTTGAATGGAGTAAAAGAAATGG AAGCAAGAAAAGACCAAATATCATCAATAAGATATTTCAAGACTATTTTGGATTTTGTTGCAGAATATTGA
- the TERB1 gene encoding telomere repeats-binding bouquet formation protein 1 isoform X2, protein MENQKVQNKQCDMKTDLNLLLECLKYQMDCPVSQKEALMTIYSICQQNSEASEYLREIGGLMFINDLAKSSVHCIVKEAALFTLGIIIESNVYCQQALCTSALFEDLILFLINKDSGVNLKRMSVYVILVLVSNNKTGQTFVRDTGCIGLLLQLFRTTLSQSEINLSDENTNQCYQLWSSVCSTLCACVNNPQNEDNQNICCSVFPYAKEWLESCAEPEIVRPICSFVGLTVANNSYVQKYFVSVGGLDTLAKVLIKLMHDSCVSHSSTKLAVVVTRTLDACIANDSAVGVVLTKYHTVSELLKLLSNDTLDTGEKISVILTIGHCTEVCEENQCELLQNNGLPLMIQVLTESRDEELNKAATFVLQNCKQMTEQLSLKTNDNPLNGNNAEELDMQVRKRSLQDYWKKAKEMLHRIKLIEKEHDEERVQGRLFVDRSSSAANIEASKYHEVNLLHAKTTRERTHEVVHCPQLASEPHDQVLVPAVSISPLKNGIVNTMDPANAPTRQRKQNNTPSSIKELPTDSVPQHHSMNEKTACVKNQSVLQVSEHLFKQPVDLTKNMKQTCTSDQHKLAELRCLGCTARGLSFNSKTFTRMLQSCPYQCDHHKVILEAEERYKKELRKLSVCSDSRYAAHETILLTPVRKETLHRDTSTFRSKKDSFQSILLTPIRKTKSNTWNRDEHSKKPTRLTDDYNLIPTYEKSFKKPQDANLKRQRDNEMCNQQCQSLKENCTYSLNKVEKQEKTKYHQ, encoded by the exons ATGGAAAATCAAAAGGTGCAGAATAAACAGTGTG ATATGAAAACAGATCTGAACTTACTGCTTGAATGCCTAAAATATCAGATGGACTGCCCTGTATCTCAGAAAGAGGCTCTGATGACTATTTATTCAATTTGTCAACAAAATA GTGAAGCAAGCGAGTATTTGAGAGAAATTGGTGGTTTGATGTTTATTAATGATCTTGCTAAGTCAAGTGTTCATTGCATAGTAAAGGAAGCAGCTTTGTTTACATTAGGAATTATTATAGAGAGTAATg TTTATTGTCAACAAGCTTTGTGTACTTCTGCATTGTTTGAAGAcctcattttgtttttaattaataagGATTCTGGTGTGAACTTGAAAAGAATGTCTGTTTATGTCATCTTAGTACTGGTTTCAAATAATA AAACTGGTCAAACCTTTGTCAGAGATACAGGCTGCATTGGTCTTCTGCTACAGTTATTCAG AACAACTCTTTCCCAATCTGAGATTAATCTGTCGGATGAAAATACGAATCAGTGCTACCAGCTATGGTCTTCAGTCTGCAGTACTCTCTGTGCCTGTGTTAACAATCCCCAGAATG aAGATAATCAAAACATCTGTTGTTCAGTTTTCCCGTACGCCAAAGAGTGGCTCGAAAGTTGCGCAGAGCCTGAGATTGTTCGTCCCATTTGCTCATTTGTTGGGCTCACGGTTGCAAATAACT catatgtgcagaaatattttgtttctgttggaGGATTGGATACATTGGCTAAAGTTCTCATCAAGCTGATGCATGATTCCTGTGTGAGTCACTCAAGCACGAAACTAGCAGTAGTAGTAACAAGGACTCTGGACGCCTGCATTGCTAATGACT CTGCTGTGGGTGTTGTCTTGACAAAATATCACACGGTATCAGAGCTACTGAAGCTGCTGTCCAATGACACTCTGGatacaggagaaaaaattagTGTTATTCTAACAATTGGACACTGTACTGAAGTTTGTG aagaaaaccagtGTGAACTTCTCCAGAACAATGGCCTTCCACTTATGATTCAGGTATTAACGGAGTCTCGGGATGAGGAACTAAACAAAGCTGCTACTTTTGTGCTACAAAACTGCAAACAAATGA CTGAACAATTGTCTCTGAAAACAAATGACAATCCATTAAATGGGAACAATGCAGAAGAGTTGGATATGCAAGTCAGAAAAAGAAGTCTACAAGACtactggaagaaagcaaaagaaatgttaCACAGAATAAAATTGATTGAAAAAGAACATGATGAG GAAAGAGTGCAAGGAAGATTATTTGTAGACAGATCTTCTTCTGCTGCCAATATTGAAGCATCAAAATACCATGAAGTGAATCTACTTCATGCAAAAACAACTAGAGAAAGAACACATGAAGTAGTACATTGTCCACAGCTGGCTTCAGAGCCACACGATCAGGTTCTAGTTCCAGCTGTAAGTATTTCACCACTTAAAAATGGAATTGTGAACACTATGGATCCAGCAAATGCTCCTACTAGacaaaggaaacagaataaTACTCCAAGTTCAATTAAAGAACTGCCAACAGACAGTGTACCTCAACATCATAGTATGAATGAAAAAACTGCTTGTGTAAAAAATCAGTCTGTCCTTCAAGTAAG TGAACATTTATTTAAGCAACCAGTGGACCTTactaaaaatatgaaacagaCATGCACATCAG ATCAACATAAACTGGCAGAACTAAGGTGTTTAG gttgtACAGCAAGAGGACTGTCCTTCAATAGCAAAACCTTTACCAGGATGTTGCAAAGTTGTCCGTACCAGTGTGACCACCACAAAGTCATTCTGGAAGCTGAAGAAAGATATAAAAAGGAGCTTCGCAAACTGTCTGTTTGTAGTGACAGTAGATATGCAGCCCATGAGA CAATACTGCTGACCCCAGTTAGGAAAGAAACACTGCATAGAGATACATCAACTTTTAGGAGCAAAAAGGATAGTTTCCAAA gtattcTTTTGACTCCAATTAGGAAAACTAAATCCAATACTTGGAATAGAGATGAACACAGTAAAAAACCCACTAGGTTGACTGATGACTATAACTTGATACCTACATATGAAAAGT ctttcaaaaaaccccaagatgcTAACCTGAAGAGACAAAGAGACAACGAAATGTGCAATCAACAATGTCAgtccttaaaagaaaattgcacATATTCACTCAACAAAGTTGAG AAGCAAGAAAAGACCAAATATCATCAATAA